The following are encoded together in the Actinoplanes sp. N902-109 genome:
- a CDS encoding 16S rRNA (uracil(1498)-N(3))-methyltransferase, which yields MSAPLFLVDDLPASSRFTLGGKEGHHAADVQRLKVGEALLLSDGRGGLAQAEVAAVGRSSIDLRVGERTFVPAGDPRLVVVQGIAKGDRGELAVQAMTEVGVDEIVPWAASRSVAQWRGDRGVRAREKWVSTVREAAKQARRPWLPVVAGDPDVSTKKVEARLGPAAAAFVLHEEASDRLTAAKLPESGEIVLVVGPEGGISDQELGAFVAAGAHPVKLGDSVLRTSTAGMAALSVLNARLDRW from the coding sequence GTGTCCGCGCCGCTGTTTCTTGTCGATGATCTGCCTGCCTCGTCCCGGTTCACGCTCGGGGGCAAGGAGGGCCACCATGCCGCCGATGTGCAGCGGCTGAAGGTGGGGGAGGCGTTGCTGCTCTCCGACGGGCGTGGGGGGCTGGCGCAGGCCGAGGTGGCCGCGGTCGGACGGAGCAGCATCGACCTGCGGGTGGGCGAGCGGACGTTCGTGCCGGCCGGCGATCCGCGGCTGGTCGTGGTGCAGGGCATCGCCAAGGGCGACCGGGGTGAGCTGGCGGTGCAGGCCATGACCGAGGTCGGCGTCGACGAGATCGTGCCGTGGGCCGCTTCCCGCAGTGTGGCGCAGTGGCGCGGTGACCGGGGCGTGCGGGCGCGCGAGAAGTGGGTGTCGACCGTACGGGAGGCAGCCAAGCAAGCTCGCCGGCCATGGCTGCCGGTGGTGGCCGGAGATCCGGACGTGTCGACCAAGAAGGTCGAAGCGCGGCTGGGGCCGGCCGCAGCCGCGTTCGTGCTGCACGAGGAGGCGTCCGACCGGCTGACTGCGGCCAAGCTGCCCGAGTCGGGGGAGATCGTGCTGGTGGTGGGACCCGAGGGCGGGATCAGCGACCAGGAGCTGGGGGCGTTCGTGGCGGCCGGGGCGCATCCGGTCAAGCTCGGTGACTCGGTGCTGCGCACGTCCACGGCGGGCATGGCGGCGCTGTCCGTGCTGAACGCCCGCCTCGACCGCTGGTAG
- the dnaJ gene encoding molecular chaperone DnaJ yields the protein MAKDYYGILGVSREATDDEIKRAYRKLARQYHPDINPDPEAHEKFKDINAAYEVLSDDQKRQIVDLGGDPLAPGGGGAGGPGGPAGAGPFVGFQDIMDAFFGTAAGGGSRGPRPRTRPGADAILRLELDLVETAFGVEAPITVDTAVLCTQCSGAGTAPGTHLATCETCQGRGEVQSVQRTFLGQVVSSRPCTTCQGHGTIIPHPCPTCAGDGRIRTRRSLTVKIPAGVEDGMRIRLAQQGEVGPGGGTAGDLYVEIHERPHDVYSRKGDDLHCRVTLPMTAAALGTRLTIKTLDSEENIEVKQGTQPASTLRVRGKGVPHLRGQGRGDLFVHLDVRTPTKLTPDQERMLRDFAKTRGEDIAELSKQGGFFSRMRDAFNGH from the coding sequence GTGGCCAAGGACTACTACGGAATTCTCGGCGTCAGCCGTGAAGCCACCGACGACGAGATCAAGCGTGCCTATCGCAAGCTCGCCCGTCAGTACCACCCGGACATCAACCCGGATCCCGAGGCGCACGAGAAGTTCAAGGACATCAACGCGGCCTACGAGGTCCTGTCCGACGACCAGAAGCGCCAGATCGTCGATCTCGGCGGCGACCCGCTCGCGCCCGGCGGCGGTGGTGCCGGCGGTCCCGGCGGCCCGGCCGGTGCCGGCCCGTTCGTCGGCTTCCAGGACATCATGGACGCGTTCTTCGGCACGGCCGCCGGCGGTGGCTCCCGGGGCCCGCGTCCGCGCACCCGTCCCGGCGCCGACGCGATCCTGCGCCTCGAGCTCGACCTGGTCGAGACGGCGTTCGGTGTGGAAGCCCCGATCACCGTCGACACGGCCGTGCTGTGCACCCAGTGCTCCGGCGCCGGCACCGCCCCCGGCACCCACCTCGCCACCTGCGAGACCTGCCAGGGCCGCGGCGAGGTGCAGTCGGTGCAGCGCACCTTCCTCGGCCAGGTCGTCTCGTCCCGCCCCTGCACCACCTGCCAGGGTCACGGCACGATCATCCCGCACCCCTGCCCCACCTGCGCCGGTGACGGCCGCATCCGTACCCGCCGCTCGCTGACCGTCAAGATCCCGGCCGGCGTCGAGGACGGCATGCGCATCCGCCTGGCCCAGCAGGGCGAGGTCGGCCCCGGCGGCGGCACGGCCGGTGACCTCTACGTCGAGATCCACGAGCGCCCCCACGACGTCTACTCCCGCAAGGGCGACGACCTGCACTGCCGCGTCACCCTGCCGATGACAGCGGCGGCGCTGGGCACCCGGCTGACCATCAAGACCCTCGACTCCGAGGAGAACATCGAGGTCAAGCAGGGCACCCAACCGGCCTCCACCCTGCGGGTCCGCGGCAAGGGCGTGCCCCACCTGCGGGGCCAGGGCCGCGGCGACCTCTTCGTGCACCTCGACGTCAGGACGCCGACCAAGCTCACCCCCGATCAGGAACGCATGCTGCGCGACTTCGCCAAGACCCGCGGCGAGGACATCGCCGAGCTCAGCAAGCAGGGTGGCTTCTTCTCCCGGATGCGCGACGCCTTCAACGGTCACTGA
- a CDS encoding iron chelate uptake ABC transporter family permease subunit: MSIDFGRRVVVLRPTRHTSARISLKPLLVTVALTLAALAVGVLALGTGEFTLSPAQVVEALAGEGTRAARLVVVEWRLPRVLLALILGAALGLSGAIFQALTRNPLGSPDVIGFNTGAYTGVLIVTVLMGNGYYLLAGGALVGGLATAAVVYLLAFSRGVQGFRLIIVGIAVSAMLASANQWFITTMDLQAAYAAALWGQGSLNGLGWAQVTPAAVAVGALCLALLLYGPRLAVLEMGEDAAAALGVRVQPVRLAYLVIGVALTAVATATAGPVSFVALAAPQLAQRLTRTPGIALLPSAAMGAFLLMLSDWLAQRVFAPTQLPVGVVTVAVGGLYFVWLLIRQARR; this comes from the coding sequence ATGAGCATCGATTTCGGTCGCCGGGTCGTCGTGCTGCGCCCCACCCGGCACACCTCGGCGCGCATCTCGCTCAAGCCGTTGCTGGTCACGGTCGCGCTGACGCTCGCGGCGCTCGCGGTGGGCGTGCTGGCCCTGGGTACGGGTGAGTTCACGCTGAGCCCCGCGCAGGTGGTCGAGGCGCTGGCCGGCGAGGGCACCCGGGCCGCGCGGCTGGTGGTGGTCGAGTGGCGGCTGCCCCGGGTGCTGCTCGCGCTGATCCTCGGCGCCGCGCTGGGGCTGTCCGGCGCGATCTTCCAAGCGCTCACCCGCAACCCGCTGGGCAGCCCGGACGTCATCGGTTTCAACACCGGGGCGTACACCGGCGTGCTGATCGTGACGGTGCTCATGGGCAACGGCTACTACCTGCTCGCGGGTGGTGCACTGGTCGGTGGCCTGGCCACTGCGGCGGTCGTCTACCTGCTCGCCTTCTCGCGCGGGGTGCAGGGCTTCCGGCTGATCATCGTGGGCATCGCGGTCAGCGCCATGCTGGCATCGGCCAACCAGTGGTTCATCACCACGATGGACCTGCAGGCCGCGTACGCCGCCGCGCTGTGGGGCCAGGGTTCCCTCAACGGGCTCGGCTGGGCGCAGGTCACCCCCGCTGCGGTTGCGGTGGGTGCGCTCTGTCTCGCCCTTCTGCTGTACGGACCCCGCCTGGCGGTGCTGGAGATGGGCGAGGACGCGGCTGCCGCCCTGGGTGTGCGGGTGCAGCCGGTGCGGTTGGCGTACCTGGTCATCGGGGTTGCCTTGACCGCTGTCGCGACGGCCACAGCGGGACCGGTCTCGTTCGTGGCGCTCGCGGCGCCGCAGCTCGCCCAGCGGCTGACCCGTACCCCCGGCATCGCGTTGCTCCCCTCGGCGGCGATGGGCGCGTTCCTGTTGATGCTCAGCGACTGGCTCGCCCAGCGAGTGTTCGCACCGACCCAGCTGCCGGTCGGCGTGGTCACCGTGGCGGTGGGCGGCCTCTATTTCGTCTGGCTGTTGATCCGCCAGGCTCGTCGGTAA
- a CDS encoding iron chelate uptake ABC transporter family permease subunit, giving the protein MVLTRPPAPPRPQPAAAGLAGTEARRATGLLLCVLLLAVVCLLSIALGTRTIALHTVWEAFFHHADTDDQSIVRDLRVPRTILGLLAGVAFGLSGAVIQAVTRNPLADTQVLGINSGAALFVVLAVGVFGLTSLSQYLWFGFAGVAVALTLVYLLGSVGRGGATPVRLTLAGIALGAVMDGLSSGIRLVRPRAFDYLRFWDIGALGGRPLDVATTILPFVLAGLVLALFVARELNAVALGDDLARTLGASVGRTRLLATVSVMLLTGAATAAVGPIGFVGLMVPHVVRWIVGPDQRWIFAWTTVLGPVLLLVADIVGRLVVRPGELRVGVVTAFVGAPVLIWYVRRGRASGR; this is encoded by the coding sequence ATGGTCCTGACCCGTCCACCGGCGCCGCCGCGACCGCAGCCGGCCGCAGCCGGGCTGGCCGGGACCGAGGCGAGACGGGCGACCGGCCTGCTGCTGTGCGTGCTGCTGCTGGCCGTGGTGTGCCTGCTCAGCATCGCGCTCGGCACCCGGACCATCGCGCTGCACACCGTCTGGGAGGCGTTCTTCCACCACGCCGACACCGACGACCAGTCGATCGTGCGGGACCTGCGGGTGCCCCGGACGATCCTGGGGCTGCTGGCCGGGGTCGCGTTCGGACTGTCCGGCGCGGTCATCCAGGCGGTCACCCGCAACCCGCTGGCCGACACCCAGGTGCTGGGCATCAACTCCGGTGCCGCGCTGTTCGTCGTGCTCGCGGTCGGGGTGTTCGGGCTGACCAGCCTCAGCCAGTACCTGTGGTTCGGCTTCGCTGGGGTCGCGGTGGCACTCACCCTGGTGTATCTGCTCGGGTCGGTGGGGCGGGGCGGCGCCACCCCGGTGCGGTTGACACTGGCCGGCATCGCCCTTGGCGCGGTCATGGACGGGTTGTCCAGCGGCATCCGGCTGGTGCGCCCGCGGGCGTTCGACTATCTGCGGTTCTGGGACATCGGGGCGCTCGGCGGCCGGCCGCTCGACGTGGCCACCACGATTCTGCCGTTCGTCCTGGCGGGCCTGGTGCTGGCGCTGTTCGTGGCGCGCGAGCTCAACGCCGTGGCGCTCGGCGACGACCTGGCACGCACGCTCGGGGCGAGTGTCGGGCGCACCCGGCTGCTGGCCACGGTCTCGGTGATGCTGCTGACCGGGGCCGCGACCGCCGCGGTCGGGCCGATCGGGTTCGTCGGGCTGATGGTGCCGCATGTGGTGCGCTGGATCGTCGGGCCGGACCAGCGCTGGATCTTCGCCTGGACCACGGTGCTCGGGCCGGTGCTGCTGCTGGTCGCCGACATCGTGGGCCGGCTGGTGGTGCGCCCCGGCGAGCTGCGGGTGGGCGTGGTGACCGCGTTCGTCGGCGCACCGGTGCTGATCTGGTACGTCCGCCGGGGCCGGGCGAGCGGCCGATGA
- a CDS encoding NAD(P)H-dependent oxidoreductase: protein MNVFWIQAHPDPRSLNGFLAAQGQRALRAQGHDVEVSDLYAMGWNPVVDAASYAHDPAERFHVAAAAKQAHGRGAVSADIRAEQEKLDRADTIVVQFPMWWFGMPAILKGWLDRVWHQGYAYGLRGPDGAWIGYGDGFLAGKRALAVVTMGGPPWFYGERGIHGFVDDLLFPLQHGMFFYAGATVLPPVLIPGADRFTPEDGENAAKELRERLLTVPTTEPIPYRPQHGGDYDERLVLRPEVAPGRTGLRVHRA from the coding sequence ATGAACGTTTTCTGGATTCAGGCACACCCCGATCCCCGTTCGCTCAACGGCTTCCTGGCCGCGCAGGGGCAGCGGGCGCTCCGGGCGCAGGGCCACGACGTCGAGGTGTCGGACCTGTACGCCATGGGCTGGAACCCGGTCGTCGACGCGGCGAGCTACGCGCACGACCCGGCCGAGCGCTTCCACGTCGCCGCAGCCGCCAAGCAGGCGCACGGGCGCGGTGCGGTCAGCGCCGACATCCGCGCTGAGCAGGAGAAGCTGGATCGCGCGGACACGATCGTCGTCCAGTTCCCGATGTGGTGGTTCGGGATGCCCGCCATCCTCAAGGGCTGGCTGGACCGGGTCTGGCACCAGGGGTACGCGTATGGCCTCCGTGGCCCCGACGGTGCGTGGATCGGCTACGGGGACGGCTTCCTCGCGGGCAAACGGGCGCTGGCGGTCGTGACCATGGGCGGCCCGCCGTGGTTCTACGGTGAGCGCGGCATCCACGGCTTCGTCGATGACCTGCTGTTCCCGTTGCAGCACGGGATGTTCTTCTATGCCGGCGCCACGGTGCTTCCCCCGGTGCTGATCCCGGGTGCGGACAGGTTCACGCCCGAGGACGGCGAGAACGCGGCCAAGGAACTCCGCGAGCGGCTGCTCACCGTGCCGACGACCGAACCTATCCCGTACCGGCCGCAGCACGGTGGGGACTACGACGAGCGGCTCGTGCTGCGCCCCGAGGTGGCGCCGGGCCGCACCGGGCTTCGGGTGCATCGGGCCTGA
- a CDS encoding GlxA family transcriptional regulator, which yields MTVFARDGRHRVAVLARDGVLPFELSIVHRLFGQARSAGGAALYDVVSCAVVPGEIRTDADFAITVTHGPEALAEAGTVVVPASDVDYEPREGPLEPELAAALAAIRPGTRIASICAGVFVLAAAGFLTGRRATTHWRSSERARALFPDVTFDLGVLYTADGDVLTSAGAAAGIDLCLHMIRSDHGAAVANEVARGTVVPPHRDGGQAQYLTRPMPDPHISSTRRARAWALENLHRPITLRELATQEATSTRTFTRRFRDELGTSPGLWLTQQRIERACALLERTGQTIDEVAAASGFGTAGSMRLHFQAQLSVSPSAYRATFRGREQPAS from the coding sequence ATGACGGTATTCGCCCGCGACGGCCGCCATCGCGTGGCTGTCCTGGCCCGGGACGGGGTGCTCCCGTTCGAGCTGAGCATCGTTCACCGGCTGTTCGGCCAGGCCCGCTCGGCCGGCGGCGCGGCGCTCTACGACGTCGTGTCCTGCGCTGTGGTGCCCGGCGAGATCCGTACGGACGCGGACTTCGCCATCACCGTCACCCACGGACCCGAAGCGCTCGCCGAGGCCGGCACCGTCGTCGTCCCGGCATCGGACGTCGACTACGAACCGCGGGAGGGGCCGCTCGAACCCGAGCTGGCCGCGGCGCTGGCGGCCATCCGGCCCGGCACCCGCATCGCCTCCATCTGTGCGGGGGTGTTCGTGCTGGCCGCGGCGGGGTTCCTGACCGGCCGCCGGGCCACCACGCACTGGCGCTCGTCCGAGCGGGCCCGGGCGCTCTTCCCCGATGTCACCTTCGACCTCGGCGTCCTTTACACCGCAGACGGCGACGTGCTCACCTCGGCCGGGGCCGCCGCCGGCATCGACCTCTGCCTGCACATGATCCGCAGCGACCACGGCGCCGCGGTTGCCAACGAGGTGGCTCGTGGGACCGTCGTCCCTCCGCACCGCGACGGCGGCCAGGCGCAATATCTCACCCGGCCGATGCCCGATCCGCACATCTCCTCGACCCGCCGGGCCCGCGCCTGGGCCCTCGAGAACCTCCATCGGCCCATCACGCTGCGAGAACTGGCCACCCAGGAGGCCACGAGCACCCGGACGTTCACCCGGCGCTTCCGCGACGAGCTCGGCACCTCACCGGGCTTGTGGCTCACCCAGCAACGCATCGAGCGAGCCTGCGCGCTGCTGGAACGCACCGGCCAGACGATCGATGAGGTGGCCGCCGCCTCCGGGTTCGGCACGGCGGGGTCGATGCGGTTGCACTTCCAGGCCCAGCTCAGCGTCTCACCCAGCGCTTATCGCGCGACGTTCCGCGGCCGCGAACAGCCGGCCTCCTAG